The following are from one region of the Thiocapsa rosea genome:
- the ccoS gene encoding cbb3-type cytochrome oxidase assembly protein CcoS, giving the protein MDVIYGLIPGMLVLGLAAVAVLFWATRTGQYDDLDGDGRRILMDEDTEDGDPRRAPPMDAEPDLNPVASDPTESRRE; this is encoded by the coding sequence ATGGACGTCATCTACGGCCTGATCCCCGGAATGCTGGTCCTTGGACTCGCTGCGGTCGCCGTGCTCTTCTGGGCGACCCGAACCGGTCAATACGACGACCTGGACGGCGACGGTCGCCGCATCCTGATGGACGAGGACACCGAGGACGGCGACCCGCGGCGGGCGCCCCCGATGGACGCCGAGCCCGATCTGAATCCCGTCGCGAGTGATCCAACTGAATCCCGTCGCGAGTGA